A single Tachypleus tridentatus isolate NWPU-2018 chromosome 9, ASM421037v1, whole genome shotgun sequence DNA region contains:
- the LOC143224943 gene encoding haloacid dehalogenase-like hydrolase domain-containing protein 2, translating to MMLQKGDLRVVLIDLHGTLHIENLAIPGSVNALTRLKKTPLKIRFLTNTTKESQCFLWKRLRNLGFAVDQDEILTSLVATHKLVCRKNLRPQLFLEDEALEDFQGTETKNPNAVVVGLAPSKFNFHTLNDAFRLVLGGAPLIAIHKGRYYKRHDGLALGPGPFVAGLEYATDRKAEVVGKPEASFFLEGLKPFDCKPSEAIMIGDDVIDDIDGAQKLGLTGMLVKTGIYRQGDEEKIFPPPNFVFESFPVAVDYIIEHFI from the exons ATGATGTTACAAAAAGGTGATCTTCGAGTAGTCTTAATTGATTTACACGGTACTCTTCATATAGAAAATTTAGCTATACCAGGCTCTGTTAATGCTTTGACGCG tTTAAAGAAGACACCTTTGAAAATAAGATTTCTAACAAATACTACCAAAGAATCCCAATGTTTTCTTTGGAAAAGGTTGAGAAATTTGGGTTTTGCTGTTGATCAGGATGAAATTCTCACTTCTCTGGTGGCGACCCACAAGCTAGTGTGTAGGAAAAATCTTCGACCTCAGTTATTTCTGGAAGATGAAGCTCTAGAAGATTTTCAAG gtACAGAAACGAAAAATCCCAATGCAGTTGTTGTTGGATTGGCACCTAGCAAGTTTAACTTTCACACTCTCAATGATGCTTTCAG actGGTTCTTGGTGGTGCTCCCTTGATTGCTATCCACAAAGGTCGATACTACAAAAGGCATGATGGACTTGCTCTTGGACCTGGACCTTTTGTGGCTGGACTTGAATATGCCACAGATAGAAAAGCTGAAGTTGTTGGAAAACCTGAAGCTTCATTTTTTTTAGAGGGACTTAAACCTTTTGACTGCAAACCAAGTGAAGCTATCATGATTGGAGAT gATGTTATAGATGATATTGATGGAGCTCAGAAATTAGGGTTAACAGGGATGCTGGTAAAAACAG GAATATACAGACAAGGAGATGAAGAAAAGATTTTTCCACCTCCAAATTTTGTCTTTGAAAGTTTCCCAGTAGCAGTGGATTACATAATAGagcattttatttga
- the LOC143224944 gene encoding transcription initiation factor IIA subunit 2-like isoform X2, with protein MSYQLYRNTTLGHTLQESLDELIQCGQITPNLALKVLLQFDKAINNALANRVKTRLTFKAGHLKTYRFCDNVWTFVLEDVEFREVQELVRVEKVKIVACDGKAHSDGNVSSP; from the exons ATGAGTTATCAACTGTATAGAAATACTACTTTAGGTCATACTTTACAAGAAAGTTTGGATGAATTAATTCAG tGTGGGCAAATCACTCCAAATTTAGCACTGAAGGTCTTACTACAGTTTGATAAAGCCATCAACAATGCACTTGCTAATAGAGTCAAGACAAGACTGACTTTTaag GCAGGCCACTTGAAGACTTACAGGTTTTGTGATAATGTCTGGACATTCGTCTTGGAAGATGTAGAATTCAGAGAAGTCCAAGAATTGGTACGAGTGGAAAAAGTCAAGATTGTTGCCTGTGATGGAAAAG CTCATTCAGATGGTAATGTGA GTTCACCATAA
- the LOC143224944 gene encoding transcription initiation factor IIA subunit 2-like isoform X1, protein MSYQLYRNTTLGHTLQESLDELIQCGQITPNLALKVLLQFDKAINNALANRVKTRLTFKAGHLKTYRFCDNVWTFVLEDVEFREVQELVRVEKVKIVACDGKAHSDGNVHHNTTRIEAAVYSLSELMITCTFCEEVTHKILAFTYFMLGKFYL, encoded by the exons ATGAGTTATCAACTGTATAGAAATACTACTTTAGGTCATACTTTACAAGAAAGTTTGGATGAATTAATTCAG tGTGGGCAAATCACTCCAAATTTAGCACTGAAGGTCTTACTACAGTTTGATAAAGCCATCAACAATGCACTTGCTAATAGAGTCAAGACAAGACTGACTTTTaag GCAGGCCACTTGAAGACTTACAGGTTTTGTGATAATGTCTGGACATTCGTCTTGGAAGATGTAGAATTCAGAGAAGTCCAAGAATTGGTACGAGTGGAAAAAGTCAAGATTGTTGCCTGTGATGGAAAAG CTCATTCAGATGGTAAT GTTCACCATAACACAACAAGAATAGAAGCTGCTGTTTATTCTCTTTCAGAGCTTATGATAACGTGTACATTTTGTGAGGAAGTAACACATAAGATTTTGGCATTTACTTATTTCATGCTTGGAAAGTTTTATTTGTGA